In a single window of the Candidatus Tisiphia endosymbiont of Nemotelus nigrinus genome:
- a CDS encoding transposase, with protein sequence MENRIKEQQLELFADRTSCHKWWANQLRLILSSLAYTLVEYIRDKFLQGTELAKAQVGTIRLKLFKIGAVIIRNSRRIKFLLSSSYPYQHIWNDILQVLALE encoded by the coding sequence ATGGAAAATCGTATAAAAGAGCAACAGTTAGAGCTGTTTGCCGATCGCACTTCATGCCATAAATGGTGGGCTAATCAACTCAGACTAATTTTATCGAGCCTTGCCTATACATTAGTAGAATATATACGTGACAAGTTTTTGCAGGGTACTGAATTAGCTAAAGCACAGGTAGGAACGATACGTTTGAAATTGTTCAAAATCGGAGCAGTAATTATTCGCAATAGCAGACGTATCAAGTTTCTGCTATCTTCTTCATATCCTTATCAACATATATGGAATGATATATTGCAGGTTTTAGCTCTAGAATGA
- a CDS encoding HD domain-containing protein, whose protein sequence is MGDTNNYCNNSIYQSCEYAERLINELILLNTKVKQPIDIDVVKKGIYYAKKYHGSQMRQSGEPYYSHPIEVAYMVAQYTALRIPKYFRTDMIVTALLHDTIEDTQLTEKMIFYVFGDQVASQVQDLTRVKPHGKISSAETLNILFQQKKYDVALIKIFDRIHNLETLGAKSPEKIKKVIQETMEEFIIVSMYLRIPIITQKLVALCYQNLSISQKTLSMLQFVEHNLYNTFIDNSQSLSPIFLDAIIQTHTLK, encoded by the coding sequence ATGGGAGATACTAATAACTATTGTAATAATTCAATATACCAGTCTTGTGAATATGCTGAAAGGTTGATTAATGAATTAATTTTGTTAAATACAAAAGTAAAGCAACCAATAGATATTGATGTAGTAAAAAAAGGCATCTACTATGCTAAAAAATATCATGGCAGTCAAATGAGGCAGTCCGGCGAGCCGTATTATTCCCATCCAATAGAGGTAGCATATATGGTTGCCCAGTACACAGCACTAAGAATTCCAAAATATTTCAGAACAGACATGATTGTTACCGCATTACTGCACGACACCATTGAAGATACACAGCTGACCGAAAAGATGATTTTCTATGTTTTTGGGGATCAGGTTGCTAGTCAAGTGCAAGACCTAACTAGGGTCAAACCTCATGGCAAGATTAGCTCGGCGGAAACATTAAATATATTATTTCAACAAAAAAAATATGATGTAGCACTGATTAAAATTTTTGATCGGATTCATAATTTAGAAACGCTAGGAGCTAAATCACCGGAGAAAATAAAGAAGGTAATTCAAGAGACAATGGAAGAATTTATAATCGTTTCTATGTATTTAAGAATACCAATAATAACGCAAAAGTTAGTAGCTTTATGTTATCAAAATTTATCTATATCACAGAAGACTTTATCTATGCTACAGTTTGTTGAACATAATCTGTATAATACTTTTATCGATAATTCCCAGTCACTTTCTCCAATTTTTCTAGATGCAATAATCCAAACACATACCCTAAAATAA
- a CDS encoding MFS transporter, with protein sequence MSEAVQENARIIPNQQTSLTKEQKEAVGLLSIGTFLEYFDLMLYVHMAAFLNELFFEPTDPHTTSLMMAFAFCSTFVFRPIGAVLFGWLGDNIGRKSTVIITTFIMASSCLVMANLPTYAQIGITATWIVTICRAVQGVSSMGEITGEELYLTETIKPPVQYASVGLMSVCGSLGGLGALGIASLVTSHGFNWRLAFWLGAAVAVIGSIARTTLRETPEFADAKRRLKRIFEKTNTDTASLTNHPAWQEKVNKKTIIAFFLLQCAGPVCFYFIYIYCSNILKNTFNYTMAEVIQHNFIVCLVEFLTISILCYLSLKIYPLLIVKIALIICSIFIIFCPYLLNNVNAPYQLFPIQFVISLLHECVGPALPILYKSFPVFKRFTCVSITFAISRSLMYIVTAFAFTYLSDNFGNWGLWVIMIPLIIGSAYGLRYFEKLVKECGNYPIGWLAEKKTIT encoded by the coding sequence ATGAGCGAAGCTGTTCAAGAAAATGCTAGGATTATCCCTAATCAGCAGACTAGCCTGACAAAAGAACAAAAAGAAGCTGTTGGATTGCTTTCAATTGGAACATTCCTTGAGTATTTTGACTTGATGTTATATGTCCATATGGCAGCATTTCTTAATGAGTTATTTTTTGAACCAACTGATCCTCACACAACCTCATTAATGATGGCATTTGCTTTTTGTTCTACCTTTGTTTTTCGACCCATTGGAGCAGTATTATTTGGCTGGTTGGGCGATAATATAGGGCGTAAATCAACAGTGATCATCACAACTTTTATAATGGCTAGCTCATGTCTAGTAATGGCTAATCTACCTACTTATGCTCAGATAGGGATAACAGCTACTTGGATAGTGACCATTTGTCGGGCTGTACAAGGTGTATCTTCTATGGGAGAAATAACAGGGGAAGAACTTTATTTAACGGAAACGATTAAACCACCAGTCCAATATGCAAGTGTCGGATTAATGTCGGTTTGTGGTTCCTTGGGAGGATTAGGGGCTTTAGGAATTGCCTCACTTGTCACTTCGCATGGTTTTAACTGGCGTCTGGCATTTTGGCTTGGTGCGGCAGTGGCAGTGATTGGTTCTATTGCTAGAACAACCTTGCGAGAAACGCCAGAATTTGCTGATGCCAAACGTCGACTCAAAAGAATCTTTGAAAAAACTAATACCGATACAGCTAGCTTAACAAACCACCCCGCATGGCAAGAGAAAGTTAATAAAAAAACCATCATAGCTTTCTTTTTATTACAATGTGCTGGACCAGTATGTTTTTATTTCATTTATATATATTGTAGCAATATTTTAAAAAATACCTTTAATTATACAATGGCTGAGGTTATTCAGCATAATTTTATTGTCTGTCTAGTAGAGTTCTTAACCATATCAATATTATGTTACTTAAGTTTAAAAATATATCCATTATTAATCGTAAAAATTGCACTAATTATATGTTCTATTTTTATCATATTTTGTCCATATTTATTGAATAATGTTAATGCTCCTTACCAATTATTTCCGATTCAATTTGTTATATCTTTATTGCATGAATGTGTGGGACCTGCTCTTCCCATTCTTTATAAAAGCTTTCCGGTTTTTAAACGTTTTACCTGTGTTAGCATTACATTTGCTATATCTCGATCTTTGATGTATATAGTCACTGCTTTTGCTTTTACCTACCTTTCTGATAATTTTGGCAATTGGGGATTATGGGTTATTATGATTCCTCTAATTATTGGCTCTGCCTATGGGCTACGTTATTTTGAAAAATTGGTAAAAGAGTGTGGGAATTATCCTATTGGTTGGTTAGCCGAAAAAAAAACAATTACTTGA
- a CDS encoding MFS transporter yields the protein MSEPVQENTRITPNQQTSLTKEQKEALGLLSIGTFLEYFDLMLYIHMAAFLNELFFEPTDPHTTSLMMAFAFCSSCVFRPVGAVIFGWLGDNIGRKSTVIITTFIMAVSCLVIANLPTYAQIGVTAAWIVTICRAAQGISSMGEVIGADLYLTETIKPPAQYASVVLIGAFGGLGEIAALGIASLVTSHGFNWRLAFWIGAAIALVGSVARTTLRETPEFADAKRRIKKIFEKTNTDTVSLKEHPAWQEKVNNKTIIAFFFLQCAFPICFYFIYIYCGNILKTNFGYTMAEVVQHNFVVCLVELSITLILCYLSLKIYPLLIMKIILIISSIFIIFCPYLLNNVNAPYQLFLIQFCMILWKKCLSPTLPICYKSFPVFKRFTCVSMIFAISRALMTVITSFGFVYLVDHFGNYGLWFIMIPVIIGFAYGLFYFDKLAKECGNYPIGWLAEKNN from the coding sequence ATGAGTGAACCTGTTCAAGAAAATACTAGGATTACCCCTAATCAGCAGACTAGCCTGACAAAAGAACAAAAAGAAGCTTTAGGATTACTATCAATAGGAACATTCCTAGAATATTTTGACTTAATGCTATATATCCATATGGCAGCTTTTCTTAATGAGTTATTTTTTGAGCCTACTGATCCTCACACAACTTCTTTAATGATGGCATTTGCTTTTTGTTCTTCCTGTGTTTTCCGACCTGTTGGGGCAGTAATATTTGGTTGGTTAGGTGATAATATAGGACGAAAATCAACAGTGATCATTACAACTTTTATCATGGCTGTGTCATGTTTGGTGATAGCTAATCTACCTACTTATGCTCAGATAGGGGTTACGGCAGCTTGGATAGTGACTATCTGTCGTGCTGCTCAAGGTATATCTTCTATGGGAGAGGTGATAGGGGCAGATCTTTATTTAACGGAAACAATTAAACCACCAGCTCAATATGCAAGTGTGGTATTGATAGGGGCTTTTGGAGGACTAGGAGAGATAGCTGCTTTAGGTATTGCCTCACTTGTCACTTCACATGGATTTAATTGGCGTCTAGCATTTTGGATTGGTGCAGCAATTGCATTGGTTGGCTCTGTAGCTAGAACAACCTTACGAGAAACACCGGAATTTGCTGATGCTAAACGTCGAATCAAAAAAATCTTTGAAAAAACTAATACCGATACAGTTAGCTTAAAAGAGCATCCCGCATGGCAAGAAAAAGTTAATAACAAAACAATAATAGCTTTCTTTTTCTTACAATGTGCTTTTCCGATATGTTTTTATTTTATTTACATATATTGCGGTAATATTTTAAAAACTAACTTTGGTTATACAATGGCTGAGGTTGTTCAGCATAATTTTGTTGTTTGTCTAGTGGAACTCTCAATCACATTAATATTATGTTATTTAAGTTTAAAAATATATCCATTATTAATCATGAAAATTATACTGATCATAAGTTCTATTTTTATCATATTTTGTCCATATTTATTGAATAATGTTAATGCTCCTTACCAGTTATTTCTAATTCAATTTTGTATGATTTTATGGAAGAAATGCTTAAGTCCTACTCTTCCCATTTGTTATAAAAGCTTTCCGGTATTTAAGCGTTTTACCTGTGTTAGCATGATATTTGCTATATCTCGAGCTTTAATGACTGTTATTACCTCTTTTGGTTTTGTATATCTTGTTGACCATTTTGGCAATTATGGATTATGGTTTATTATGATTCCTGTAATTATCGGTTTTGCCTATGGGCTATTTTATTTTGACAAATTGGCAAAAGAGTGTGGGAATTATCCTATTGGTTGGTTAGCCGAAAAAAATAATTAG